One Dysidea avara chromosome 7, odDysAvar1.4, whole genome shotgun sequence genomic region harbors:
- the LOC136261858 gene encoding uncharacterized protein has protein sequence MSLWLVIMQLEAASIPGGPDIGDRQLLLALEGLNKFHDNNKRMGSSIVTFWPEFYNGSVEFWTTHCTNVRNIADSEETASNVLTWLMKDVGLVNQSKVLQEFTSSVQGLVQFLASPPDADSTLGYIGLGYVLQNSKYQKSYLKWLQDNEFIGDGIQAISNYSYQPFTNDLDQNLTDSRMYLYLRHYLNKKKSDGHTTLKLPSTWITSFTENVMTFSKHMYMPSNVNNVVVPVAANVLYGLTAAALSNWTLPEDWFDSQLYLDTVDYIEYEITHNFSSRPDFSNLYYYSKIVTYWFVARITQLLKATDQKLPYTELNTALTTLEPVLRNNITEEILQQANHDENGLAYYDGYIGNNDVDISGMPVNRTEDRIFSTSMAANALLYIWRDGFKLSPDTQPAVRTIIQQLCGWLINNTLSGKYKLYNGFFSLSRRNEYEDNPYYYPANYRRFLNGSTIPSDIHPTFENGFYSGVGMMGVVDEQWYEDELKKEHFGRPTPVDFHGYNSYKYPNTFWSSDEFTYTSVMLALTQCQYLFD, from the exons ATGTCACTGTGGTTAGTCATAATGCAACTGGAAGCAGCATCCATACCTGGGGGACCGGACATTGGAGACAGGCAGCTGTTGCTTGCACTGGAAGGCCTAAACAAGTTTCATGATAACAATAAAAGAATGGGATCTTCCATAGTGACATTTTGGCCAGAGTTTTATAACGGATCTGTTGAATTTTGGACCACCCATTGTACCAATGTTAGAAATATAGCTGATAGTGAAGAAACTGCTTCTAATGTGTTGACTTGGTTGATGAAAGATGTTGGGTTAGTTAATCAGTCTAAAGTTTTGCAGGAGTTTACAAGTTCAGT GCAAGGATTGGTGCAATTCTTAGCCAGCCCACCTGATGCAGATAGCACACTAGGTTACATTGGACTTGGCTATGTTTTACAAAACTCAAAATACCAGAAATCTTACTTAAAGTGGCTACAAGACAATGAATTCATTGGAGATGGTATACAAGCAATTAGCAACTACAGTTATCAGCCTTTTACCAATGATCTTGATCAAAACCTTACTGATTCAAGGATGTATCTTTATCTTAGACATTATCTAAACAAAAAGAAAAGCGATGGGCATACCACTCTAAAATTACCATCAACTTGGATTACCAGTTTTACAGAAAATGTAATGACATTCAGTAAGCATATGTATATGCCCTCCAATGTCAATAACGTTGTTGTACCTGTGGCAGCTAATGTACTGTACGGGCTCACAGCCGCTGCGCTGTCTAACTGGACTCTGCCAGAAGATTGGTTTGACTCACAATTGTATTTAGACACAGTGGACTACATTGAATATGAAATAACTCACAATTTTTCTAGTAGACCAGATTTTTCCAATCTGTACTATTATTCCAAGATTGTTACCTACTGGTTTGTTGCGCGTATCACTCAGCTTCTAAAAGCAACTGACCAGAAACTGCCTTACACAGAACTGAATACAGCTCTAACTACGCTTGAACCAGTTTTGAGAAACAATATTACTGAAGAGATCTTGCAACAAGCTAATCATGATGAAAATGGTCTTGCATATTATGATGGCTATATAGGAAATAATGATGTAGACATTTCTG GTATGCCTGTGAATCGCACCGAGGATCGAATTTTCTCAACTTCTATGGCAGCTAATGCACTTCTCTATATTTGGAGAGATGGTTTCAAGCTGAGTCCAGATACCCAACCCGCTGTACGCACCATTATCCAGCAGCTATGTGGTTGGCTGATAAACAATACACTATCTGGAAAGTACAAACTTTACAATGGTTTCTTCTCACTTTCAAGAAGAAATGAGTACGAG GACAATCCTTACTATTACCCTGCAAACTATCGACGTTTTCTTAATGGCTCAACTATACCTTCTGACATACATCCCACTTTTGAGAATGGTTTTTATAGTGGTGTTGGCATGATGGGAGTGGTGGATGAACAATGGTATGAAGACGAGCTAAAGAAGGAACATTTTGGTAGACCAACACCAGTAGATTTCCATGGCTACAACTCATACAAATACCCAAATACATTTTGGAGCTCTGACGAATTCACATATACTTCTGTGATGTTAGCACTTACACAGTGCCAGTACCTGTTTGACTAA